A part of Bacteroidota bacterium genomic DNA contains:
- a CDS encoding CHAD domain-containing protein, with amino-acid sequence MKRYTKYIKARQDALNLVFEKPKSLYTPSTFHILRVELKKLDAFFELLNFCSKGFKRNKTFAPFKLIFRQAGKVRELQIEEALLKKHLHHTTLQKYKDNLKQRRLIERRIFFSLINKTFLSGVTSTFHDIKPALQKVNKEKAEAYLENKSMQIRKLISQGNIQATQIHELRKQLKKIHYTEKILEKSNRNKSLAKKDILPKLMGKWHDCQIMIEHLKKAMDADGIGSREFHQIEKIRTQFASDREALYNKICLAIPQLDFF; translated from the coding sequence ATGAAAAGATATACCAAATATATAAAAGCCCGCCAAGATGCTTTAAACTTAGTGTTCGAAAAGCCTAAAAGCCTATATACACCAAGCACCTTCCATATTTTGCGAGTTGAACTAAAAAAGTTGGATGCTTTTTTTGAATTACTCAATTTTTGTTCAAAAGGTTTTAAACGAAATAAAACATTTGCACCATTCAAATTAATTTTTAGGCAGGCAGGGAAAGTGAGGGAACTACAAATTGAAGAAGCATTGCTAAAAAAACATTTGCATCATACCACACTTCAAAAATATAAAGATAACTTAAAGCAGCGGCGATTGATAGAAAGACGGATCTTTTTTTCACTCATCAATAAAACATTTCTTTCTGGCGTAACAAGCACATTCCATGACATTAAGCCCGCTCTACAAAAGGTAAATAAAGAAAAGGCGGAGGCGTACTTGGAGAACAAAAGCATGCAAATTAGAAAACTTATAAGCCAAGGAAATATACAAGCGACACAAATTCACGAACTGAGAAAACAACTAAAAAAAATTCATTATACCGAGAAAATACTCGAAAAATCCAATCGAAATAAATCCCTAGCCAAGAAAGATATTTTGCCTAAATTGATGGGTAAATGGCACGATTGCCAAATTATGATAGAGCATCTAAAAAAGGCCATGGATGCCGATGGGATTGGCTCAAGAGAATTTCATCAAATCGAAAAAATAAGAACCCAATTTGCATCGGATAGAGAAGCATTATATAATAAAATTTGTCTCGCCATACCTCAATTAGATTTTTTTTAA